A genomic window from Desulfurococcaceae archaeon includes:
- a CDS encoding lipoate protein ligase C-terminal domain-containing protein encodes MKTYSVTLRFTKTVKLDVVFTESCAIEDVQISGDFFVYPEEALEVLENMLKGCSTTKCVEDAFSSIRNATILGFDLDSLRSRVVEALSTCSSHLPG; translated from the coding sequence TTGAAAACCTATTCAGTAACGCTACGATTTACAAAGACTGTTAAACTCGACGTGGTGTTTACAGAAAGCTGCGCTATTGAGGATGTACAGATATCAGGCGACTTCTTCGTGTATCCCGAAGAAGCCCTTGAAGTTCTCGAGAACATGCTTAAAGGTTGCAGTACTACCAAGTGCGTTGAAGATGCCTTTTCGAGCATTCGCAACGCCACTATTCTCGGATTCGACCTAGATTCCCTTAGGAGCAGGGTCGTAGAAGCTCTGAGTACCTGTAGTTCACATCTACCGGGTTAA